From one Pedobacter faecalis genomic stretch:
- a CDS encoding DUF2075 domain-containing protein, which produces MIVYQATKASFSDDVLNDRIETKIHSFFKQNLNRKTGLQEVLSWKNSMQYMDRVLNDPAIPDTCGVSIEFQIPQTSNRIDFILTGRGVDEKEYAVIIELKQWSEATLSTKDAVVNSFVGGRIRECTHPSYQAWSYCALLENFNETIEKDDIQVKPCAYLHNYESDDVIANQHYLPHIEKAPLFLKGEAIKLRDFIKQYVKYGDDRKIMYRIDQGRIRPSKMLADSMVALLNGKPEFVMIDDQKVIYETVLQLSAKASINQKEVLIVKGGPGTGKSVVAVNLLVELTNRGLLTKYVSKNAAPRAVYESKLTGSLKKSVISNLFGGSSAYIESKANQFDTLIVDEAHRLNEKSGLYANLGTNQIKEIINASQCSVFFLDEDQRIHLKDIGSINEIRKWADFAGANVEEMELSSQFRCGGSDGYIAWLDHVLQLRETANQTLAGTGYEFKVFDSPIALRNAILEKNLINNKARMVAGYCWDWKSKNNPAVDDVIIPEFDFSMKWNLASDGSLWIISPQSVHEIGCIHTCQGLEVDYIGVIIGDDLIVRNGEVITNPNKRSKNDSSIRGYKKLLAQDPIDGAKTLDMIIKNTYRTLMTRGMKGCYIFCTDKETLEYFQSII; this is translated from the coding sequence ATGATTGTTTACCAGGCAACAAAAGCAAGCTTCTCCGACGACGTACTTAATGATCGAATTGAAACGAAAATACATAGTTTCTTTAAGCAAAACCTAAATCGTAAAACCGGCCTGCAGGAAGTGCTCTCCTGGAAGAACTCAATGCAGTATATGGACAGGGTCTTAAATGATCCGGCTATCCCAGACACCTGCGGCGTGTCTATAGAGTTTCAGATTCCTCAAACGTCGAATAGAATAGATTTCATCTTGACCGGAAGAGGCGTTGATGAAAAAGAGTATGCTGTTATTATTGAGCTTAAACAGTGGTCTGAGGCAACTTTATCCACCAAAGACGCTGTAGTAAATTCCTTTGTCGGAGGACGAATAAGAGAATGCACACATCCTTCTTATCAAGCCTGGTCTTACTGCGCTTTGCTCGAAAATTTCAATGAGACCATAGAAAAAGACGACATTCAAGTTAAGCCCTGCGCCTATCTGCACAACTATGAGTCGGATGACGTTATTGCAAACCAGCATTATCTACCTCATATTGAAAAAGCGCCTTTATTTTTAAAAGGGGAAGCCATTAAACTACGTGATTTCATCAAGCAATATGTGAAATATGGTGACGACCGTAAGATCATGTATAGAATCGATCAGGGTAGAATCCGGCCTTCAAAAATGTTGGCAGACAGCATGGTCGCTTTGCTCAACGGGAAGCCTGAGTTTGTGATGATTGACGATCAAAAGGTGATTTACGAGACCGTACTCCAACTGTCAGCGAAAGCCAGCATAAATCAGAAAGAAGTACTCATTGTTAAGGGAGGACCTGGAACAGGTAAATCTGTCGTCGCCGTGAATCTTCTTGTAGAATTAACTAACAGGGGGCTTTTAACAAAATATGTTTCTAAAAATGCCGCCCCTCGGGCAGTGTATGAGAGCAAATTGACCGGCTCATTGAAGAAGAGTGTGATATCAAATTTATTCGGCGGATCTAGTGCCTATATTGAAAGTAAAGCCAACCAGTTTGATACCCTTATTGTAGATGAAGCGCACCGGCTGAATGAAAAGTCTGGTTTGTACGCAAATCTGGGAACCAATCAAATAAAGGAAATTATTAATGCGTCCCAGTGCAGCGTCTTTTTTCTGGATGAGGACCAAAGAATTCATCTAAAAGATATCGGTTCGATCAACGAAATACGCAAATGGGCTGATTTTGCAGGAGCAAATGTGGAGGAAATGGAGTTGAGTTCACAATTCCGTTGTGGAGGATCTGACGGGTATATTGCCTGGTTAGACCATGTGCTTCAGTTAAGAGAGACAGCAAACCAAACTCTAGCAGGCACCGGTTATGAATTCAAAGTTTTTGACTCCCCGATAGCGCTTAGAAATGCGATCCTGGAAAAAAACCTGATAAATAACAAAGCAAGAATGGTGGCTGGTTACTGCTGGGACTGGAAAAGTAAGAACAATCCGGCGGTTGATGATGTGATTATCCCTGAATTCGATTTTAGCATGAAGTGGAACTTAGCGAGTGACGGAAGCCTATGGATCATTAGTCCGCAATCAGTTCATGAAATTGGCTGCATACATACGTGCCAGGGACTTGAAGTTGATTACATCGGCGTTATTATCGGTGATGACTTAATTGTACGAAACGGCGAGGTGATTACCAATCCAAACAAACGTTCTAAAAACGACTCATCCATTCGTGGCTATAAGAAATTATTGGCGCAAGATCCCATTGATGGAGCAAAGACGCTTGATATGATAATTAAAAATACGTATCGGACTCTTATGACCAGGGGAATGAAAGGCTGTTATATTTTTTGCACTGATAAGGAGACTTTGGAGTATTTTCAGAGTATTATTTAA
- the mnmE gene encoding tRNA uridine-5-carboxymethylaminomethyl(34) synthesis GTPase MnmE, giving the protein MITNETIVALSTPPGAGAIGVIRLSGKEAVSIVNKVFAGKDLSKQASHTLHFGLIKDGDTVIDEVVVGLFIAPKSYTKENVVEISCHGSNYIIQQIISLLIRHGAAAAKPGEFTLRAFLNGGLDLSQAEAVADLISSDSEAAHQVAMNQLRGGFSNELNELREQLIHFASMIELELDFAEEDVEFANRDQLQELISKITVVLNKLIRSFELGNVIKTGINTVIAGRPNAGKSTLLNALLNEERAIVSDIAGTTRDTIEELLNINGINFRLIDTAGIREATDTIEAIGVEKTMQKISQTALLVYLFDAAELTQAEIREDILRLYKPGVPFLAIANKSDLSAFKPVNLDLPSDIAFLSVSAKEKIHIEELKQLLYENAIGDKLSTDQTMVTNIRHVEALQRTKAALDSVSEGLVNPVTSDFLAMDIKQALHYLGEITGQVTTDDLLENIFSKFCIGK; this is encoded by the coding sequence ATGATCACAAATGAAACCATCGTCGCTTTATCAACCCCGCCCGGCGCAGGCGCCATAGGCGTCATCCGACTATCCGGAAAAGAAGCCGTTTCAATCGTCAACAAAGTATTTGCCGGGAAAGACCTCAGCAAACAAGCCTCGCACACCCTGCATTTCGGACTGATCAAAGACGGCGATACCGTGATCGATGAAGTCGTGGTGGGCCTGTTCATCGCCCCGAAATCATACACCAAAGAAAACGTCGTCGAAATCTCCTGCCACGGATCCAATTATATCATACAACAGATCATCAGTCTCCTGATCCGCCACGGCGCCGCTGCCGCCAAGCCCGGCGAATTTACCTTAAGAGCCTTTTTAAATGGGGGATTAGATCTGTCTCAGGCAGAGGCCGTTGCCGATCTTATCTCATCAGATTCCGAAGCCGCCCACCAGGTAGCCATGAACCAGTTGAGGGGAGGGTTCAGTAACGAACTCAACGAACTGCGCGAACAACTTATCCATTTCGCTTCCATGATAGAACTGGAGCTCGACTTTGCAGAAGAAGACGTAGAATTTGCCAATCGCGACCAGCTGCAGGAACTCATCAGCAAGATCACCGTCGTGCTCAACAAACTCATCCGCTCCTTTGAACTGGGGAATGTGATCAAGACAGGAATCAATACGGTAATCGCGGGCCGACCAAACGCCGGAAAATCAACCCTGCTCAACGCCCTGCTCAACGAAGAGCGGGCCATCGTGAGCGATATTGCCGGTACCACCAGAGACACCATAGAAGAACTGCTCAATATCAACGGCATCAACTTCAGGCTTATCGATACCGCCGGAATACGCGAAGCCACAGACACCATAGAAGCCATAGGCGTAGAAAAAACCATGCAGAAGATCAGTCAGACCGCCCTGCTCGTCTACCTCTTTGACGCCGCTGAACTTACCCAGGCCGAAATCCGCGAAGACATCCTGCGCCTGTATAAACCCGGCGTACCCTTCCTGGCCATCGCCAACAAATCCGACCTATCAGCATTTAAGCCGGTGAACCTCGACCTGCCTTCAGATATTGCCTTCTTGTCGGTCTCCGCCAAAGAAAAAATACATATCGAAGAACTAAAGCAACTCCTGTACGAAAACGCCATCGGCGACAAACTATCCACAGACCAAACCATGGTCACCAATATACGCCACGTAGAAGCCCTGCAACGCACTAAAGCCGCACTAGACAGCGTATCAGAAGGACTAGTCAACCCCGTTACCTCAGATTTCCTGGCAATGGATATTAAGCAGGCACTGCACTACCTTGGAGAGATTACTGGGCAGGTTACCACTGACGATTTGCTGGAGAATATTTTTAGTAAGTTTTGTATCGGGAAGTGA
- a CDS encoding arginine deiminase family protein has translation MIEQNQNFRVSVSTEIGRLRKLLIHSPDSGLGKVVPSKAQDWLFEDIVHLDTIRRHEYDYYVKLLMYFLDPDKIKGKLKNIDSEEANRGFYKPDHAYFHNSSSVIEIQNLLADILADDSIRKKLVASVCAIEGCTYRLQQQMIDTDPKELAKIFISGSLDDEHMIFAPIPNLIFTRDVGITINKHILLNKPAKKARSRETLLMRYVFFNHPVFEAYRDNILEIPDTAQHFLRPGEEEDHRTTLEGGDVMMVSPNHVLIGCSERTSAYGANEAIKLLFDNNVVEKVTVIKIPNKRDFMHIDTVFTQVKRNVWTLLSTIFRNQQSSDEEPIRYLLEPDNRDATEIKQFVKGQKLPISFENIEALLDDISQNDLKSDAPTRFIYSGNGAFPYDAREQWTDSCNLLAIKEGVVLGYDRNDKTVEAFKSNGFAVVKVQDLLQELENGTKNVDEITDTLILMPSAELSRARGGFHCMSLPILRDTI, from the coding sequence ATGATCGAGCAAAACCAAAATTTTCGTGTAAGCGTAAGCACCGAGATCGGCAGGCTGCGTAAGCTTCTGATCCATAGTCCGGATAGCGGCCTAGGAAAAGTTGTACCATCAAAGGCTCAGGACTGGCTTTTTGAGGATATTGTACACCTGGATACCATCCGGCGGCATGAATACGACTACTATGTTAAACTTTTGATGTATTTCCTTGATCCGGATAAGATTAAAGGGAAGTTGAAAAATATTGATTCGGAGGAAGCAAACCGTGGCTTTTATAAGCCGGACCACGCGTATTTCCATAACTCTTCTTCGGTGATCGAAATTCAGAATTTGCTGGCGGATATTCTGGCAGACGACTCGATCCGCAAAAAGCTGGTGGCTTCGGTGTGTGCGATTGAGGGCTGTACGTACCGCCTTCAGCAGCAGATGATTGATACGGATCCTAAGGAGCTTGCGAAGATTTTTATTTCGGGGAGCCTGGACGATGAGCATATGATCTTTGCGCCGATCCCTAACCTGATATTTACGCGTGATGTGGGCATTACGATCAATAAGCATATCCTGCTCAACAAGCCGGCAAAGAAAGCGCGCAGCAGGGAGACTTTACTGATGCGTTATGTGTTTTTTAATCACCCTGTTTTTGAGGCTTATCGCGACAATATTCTGGAGATACCTGATACAGCGCAGCATTTTCTGCGTCCGGGTGAGGAAGAGGATCACCGCACCACACTTGAAGGTGGCGATGTGATGATGGTGAGCCCGAATCATGTGTTGATTGGCTGCAGTGAGCGAACCTCGGCTTATGGTGCCAATGAAGCGATCAAGCTGTTGTTTGATAACAACGTGGTGGAGAAGGTGACGGTGATCAAGATCCCTAACAAGCGGGATTTTATGCATATAGACACGGTGTTTACGCAAGTGAAACGTAATGTATGGACGCTGCTGAGTACGATATTCCGGAATCAGCAAAGCTCGGATGAGGAACCGATCAGGTATCTGCTGGAGCCGGACAACCGGGATGCGACGGAGATTAAACAGTTTGTGAAGGGACAAAAGTTGCCGATCAGCTTTGAGAATATTGAGGCGCTGCTGGACGACATCAGTCAGAATGATCTGAAAAGCGATGCGCCTACCAGGTTTATTTACAGTGGCAACGGTGCCTTCCCTTACGATGCGCGGGAGCAGTGGACGGACTCCTGTAATTTGCTTGCCATAAAAGAGGGTGTGGTGCTGGGGTACGACCGGAACGACAAAACTGTTGAGGCCTTTAAAAGCAATGGTTTTGCGGTGGTGAAAGTTCAGGATTTGCTGCAGGAGTTGGAAAACGGAACGAAAAATGTGGATGAGATTACGGATACGTTGATCCTGATGCCTTCCGCCGAACTTTCGAGGGCGCGCGGTGGTTTCCATTGTATGAGTCTTCCTATTCTTAGAGATACGATATAG
- a CDS encoding AI-2E family transporter, with translation MSNLPLTVRRSIELLGIVLLGYILVLGNDIIMPIIMAFFISIVLLPVYRYLRKIRMPEALAIILPILLLAIFLAGIIWFFSAQVGILVKDFPQIKENVAIHLNALSEWISRISDFSTKEQIKFINDKSNDLLGMAGKAASSTAVTLSSIFVFVGLLPIYIYLMLFYKDLLLRFVFMWFNEAHHPKVKEAVYETEAIIKNYLVGLLIQVTYMTILLGGILMLVGIKHALLIGVIFAVLNLIPYVGALIGNLIGVLLTLTSSTELWPVITVLLVIAGVQFLDNNILMPRIVGSKVKINALFAILGVIVGGSIAGVSGMFLSMPVIAVLKVIFDRTQMFKQWGVLLGDERPAKSPMVSRQQRQKEDVSTKPGVEKTKEKD, from the coding sequence ATGTCAAATTTACCGCTTACCGTTCGCCGCTCCATTGAGCTTTTAGGGATTGTGTTGTTGGGTTATATCCTGGTACTGGGAAATGACATCATCATGCCTATTATCATGGCATTTTTTATCAGCATCGTCTTGTTGCCGGTGTACCGCTACCTGAGGAAGATCAGAATGCCGGAGGCGCTGGCGATCATTTTGCCGATACTCCTGCTGGCCATATTTCTGGCTGGGATCATTTGGTTCTTCTCTGCCCAGGTGGGCATTTTGGTAAAGGATTTTCCGCAGATTAAGGAGAACGTGGCCATTCACCTGAATGCTTTAAGCGAATGGATCAGCAGGATCAGTGATTTTTCGACAAAGGAGCAGATCAAGTTTATTAATGATAAGAGCAACGACCTGCTTGGTATGGCCGGAAAGGCTGCGAGCAGTACGGCGGTGACCTTAAGCTCGATCTTTGTTTTTGTGGGTTTGCTGCCGATATACATTTACCTGATGCTGTTCTATAAGGACTTGTTGCTGAGGTTTGTGTTCATGTGGTTTAATGAGGCGCATCACCCGAAGGTTAAGGAGGCGGTGTATGAAACGGAAGCGATTATTAAAAATTACCTGGTGGGTTTGCTGATCCAGGTGACGTATATGACGATTTTGCTGGGTGGTATTTTAATGCTGGTGGGGATTAAGCATGCGCTCCTGATCGGTGTGATTTTCGCGGTGCTGAACCTGATTCCTTATGTGGGGGCATTGATCGGAAACCTGATCGGGGTATTGCTTACGCTGACCTCTTCTACGGAGCTGTGGCCGGTGATTACCGTTTTGCTGGTTATTGCCGGGGTGCAGTTTCTGGACAATAATATCTTGATGCCGAGAATAGTGGGCTCTAAGGTGAAGATCAATGCTTTATTTGCCATTCTGGGGGTGATTGTAGGCGGCAGCATTGCCGGGGTTTCAGGAATGTTTCTGTCTATGCCTGTGATCGCTGTGCTGAAGGTGATCTTCGACCGTACGCAGATGTTTAAGCAATGGGGCGTATTGCTGGGCGATGAGCGCCCGGCCAAAAGTCCGATGGTTTCGAGACAGCAGCGGCAGAAGGAGGATGTATCAACCAAACCTGGCGTGGAAAAGACGAAGGAGAAGGACTAA
- the argS gene encoding arginine--tRNA ligase, whose protein sequence is MEFIISAAVEGIKHLYQEEVPRSVINIQDTRKEFEGQVTIVVFPIVRHSKKSPEQTAQDLGNYLVEKLEEVTGFNVVKGFLNLSISDAFWVNLFNTALLQPDFGTFPSNGRKVMVEYSSPNTNKPLHLGHVRNNLLGYSVAELLKAVGCEVTKVNLVNDRGIHICKSMLAWQKWGNGETPESTGMKGDHLVGKYYVVFDKEYKKQIDELKAAGQTEEEAKKNAPLIKEAQKMLQLWESGDAGVISLWETMNGWVYQGFGITYNKLGVDFDKYYYESNTYLLGKDTVEEGLAKGVFFKKPDGSVWIDLTADGLDEKLVLRADGTSVYITQDLGTAQMKYDDFGTEESIYVVGNEQDYHFKVLFLILEKLGKSWAKGLYHLSYGMVDLPSGKMKSREGTVVDADDLIEEMVETARIKTEVLGKTNDFDEAEKANLYYNIGMGALKYFLLKVEPKKRLLFDPKESIDFQGNTGPFIQYTHARIRSLLAKAAYVENSPVEAAINASERDMVMLLAKYPAELQEAAAAHSPATLANYLYEVAKLFNKFYHEVPPIIKEEDNDIKQFRLNLCAVTASILKRGMRLLGIEVPERM, encoded by the coding sequence ATGGAATTTATCATCAGCGCTGCAGTAGAGGGAATCAAGCATCTATACCAGGAAGAAGTACCCCGTAGTGTCATCAATATACAAGATACAAGAAAAGAATTTGAAGGACAGGTCACCATTGTCGTGTTCCCTATAGTCCGCCATTCCAAAAAATCGCCCGAGCAAACCGCACAAGACCTGGGCAATTACCTCGTCGAAAAGCTGGAAGAAGTCACCGGCTTCAATGTCGTAAAAGGCTTTCTAAACCTGAGTATCTCCGATGCATTCTGGGTTAACCTGTTCAATACAGCACTCTTACAGCCCGACTTCGGTACCTTCCCCTCCAACGGCCGTAAAGTGATGGTAGAATATTCCTCACCCAACACCAACAAACCACTCCACCTGGGGCATGTCAGGAATAACCTGCTTGGTTATTCCGTGGCAGAACTGCTTAAAGCTGTGGGATGCGAAGTTACTAAAGTGAACCTGGTGAACGACCGCGGCATCCATATCTGCAAGTCGATGCTCGCCTGGCAGAAGTGGGGGAACGGCGAAACGCCCGAAAGTACCGGAATGAAGGGCGACCACCTGGTAGGGAAGTACTATGTGGTGTTCGATAAAGAATACAAGAAGCAGATCGACGAACTGAAAGCCGCGGGGCAGACAGAAGAAGAAGCCAAGAAGAATGCACCGCTGATCAAAGAAGCGCAGAAGATGCTCCAGCTCTGGGAATCCGGCGATGCCGGGGTGATCAGTCTGTGGGAGACCATGAACGGCTGGGTGTATCAAGGCTTTGGCATTACCTATAACAAACTGGGGGTCGATTTCGACAAATATTATTACGAAAGCAATACCTATCTGCTGGGTAAAGACACGGTAGAAGAGGGGCTTGCCAAAGGCGTGTTCTTTAAGAAACCTGATGGTTCGGTTTGGATTGACCTGACGGCCGACGGACTCGACGAGAAGCTTGTGCTCCGTGCCGACGGCACCTCTGTGTATATCACCCAGGATCTGGGAACCGCGCAGATGAAATATGACGATTTCGGTACGGAGGAGTCTATCTATGTAGTAGGCAATGAGCAGGACTACCACTTCAAGGTCTTGTTCCTCATTCTTGAGAAACTAGGTAAAAGCTGGGCCAAAGGACTGTATCACTTATCCTATGGGATGGTCGACCTCCCCAGCGGTAAAATGAAATCCAGGGAAGGAACAGTGGTAGACGCCGACGATCTGATCGAAGAGATGGTCGAGACCGCCAGAATCAAAACAGAAGTATTGGGTAAAACCAACGATTTCGACGAAGCTGAAAAAGCCAACCTCTACTACAACATCGGTATGGGCGCCTTAAAATATTTCCTGCTGAAGGTTGAACCCAAAAAGCGCCTGCTGTTCGATCCTAAGGAGTCTATCGACTTCCAGGGGAACACCGGTCCCTTTATCCAATACACCCACGCAAGAATCCGCTCCCTGCTGGCTAAGGCAGCATACGTAGAAAACAGCCCTGTGGAAGCAGCCATCAACGCCTCAGAACGCGATATGGTGATGTTATTGGCTAAGTACCCGGCCGAATTACAGGAAGCAGCTGCGGCACATAGCCCTGCTACACTGGCCAACTATCTCTACGAAGTAGCCAAGCTGTTCAATAAATTCTATCACGAAGTACCGCCGATCATTAAAGAAGAAGACAACGATATAAAGCAGTTCAGGTTAAACCTCTGCGCGGTTACCGCCAGCATACTCAAAAGAGGTATGCGCCTGCTCGGCATAGAAGTGCCAGAAAGAATGTAG
- a CDS encoding nucleotide pyrophosphohydrolase: MEDWKKLQEALIAFRNEREWEQFHNPKDLALALSIEAAELNELFLWKKPEDANHEKVADELADVLAYALLLAQKYNLNVSQIVLDKIAKNAEKYPVDKAKGSAKKYNEL, from the coding sequence ATGGAAGATTGGAAGAAATTGCAAGAAGCTCTGATTGCATTCAGAAATGAGCGTGAATGGGAACAGTTTCATAACCCAAAAGACCTTGCTCTGGCCCTTTCCATAGAGGCGGCTGAATTAAACGAGCTTTTTCTATGGAAGAAGCCTGAAGATGCTAACCATGAAAAGGTAGCAGACGAGTTGGCCGATGTACTGGCGTATGCGCTCCTGTTAGCTCAGAAATACAATTTGAATGTCAGTCAGATTGTATTGGATAAAATCGCTAAAAATGCAGAAAAATACCCTGTTGATAAAGCGAAGGGCTCAGCGAAGAAATACAATGAACTTTAA
- a CDS encoding SIR2 family protein, whose amino-acid sequence MNKQFGEDKIIILLGAGASCDAGMRNSTQMITDIESLLKGEWSSFKDLYNYIQSSHYHLERIKGVDSKSIMFNIENLVGLLNVIINISEKKVDVYPFIGSWEKELLVVAGQKLELAVKFKEEILSKLKNTWLSPDDFKRKSAYYKKLKETGYTMPLRIFSLNYDMCVEENLGMENIERGFGEDKIWDYRRYEPAQEQEISYFLYKLHGSLDWKRNTQNRLTYSDSISSINPLNMEIIFGVQNKLQSYDPYLFYFYAFREACIRSELIVISGYGFYDQHINDNLSSAIELDSNKRILVNVYEGDSFDQDPYINNLSALLKIDTGNIIVQNCSAQEFFNNCLNLEYFSSLFPDDDSDNILP is encoded by the coding sequence ATGAATAAGCAATTCGGAGAGGACAAAATTATAATCCTATTGGGTGCCGGGGCGAGCTGTGACGCAGGTATGCGTAATTCAACCCAAATGATAACAGACATTGAATCCCTATTAAAAGGAGAATGGTCAAGTTTTAAGGATTTATACAACTATATACAAAGTTCCCACTATCATCTGGAGAGAATCAAAGGTGTCGATTCAAAATCGATAATGTTCAACATAGAGAATTTAGTAGGATTGCTTAATGTTATCATAAATATTTCTGAAAAAAAGGTCGATGTATATCCTTTTATTGGGAGTTGGGAAAAGGAATTACTTGTTGTCGCGGGCCAAAAACTTGAATTGGCGGTAAAATTTAAAGAGGAGATTTTAAGTAAGTTAAAGAATACATGGCTTAGCCCTGATGACTTTAAAAGAAAGAGCGCTTATTATAAGAAGTTAAAAGAAACTGGATATACTATGCCATTGCGTATCTTCTCGTTAAATTATGATATGTGTGTTGAGGAAAATCTTGGAATGGAAAATATCGAACGGGGTTTTGGAGAGGATAAAATTTGGGACTATCGAAGATATGAACCCGCTCAAGAGCAAGAGATAAGCTATTTCCTTTATAAATTACATGGCTCTTTGGATTGGAAAAGAAATACTCAAAACAGGCTGACCTATTCGGATTCTATTTCTTCAATAAATCCTTTAAATATGGAAATCATATTTGGTGTGCAAAACAAGCTCCAATCGTATGATCCATATTTATTCTATTTCTATGCATTTCGTGAAGCGTGCATAAGGTCTGAGCTTATTGTTATAAGTGGGTACGGATTTTACGATCAGCATATCAATGATAATTTATCAAGTGCAATCGAACTTGATTCCAATAAAAGGATTTTAGTGAATGTTTACGAGGGTGACAGTTTTGATCAGGACCCTTACATAAATAATTTAAGTGCTTTGCTAAAAATAGATACAGGGAACATAATTGTTCAAAATTGCTCTGCCCAAGAGTTTTTTAATAATTGTTTAAATCTGGAATATTTTTCGTCATTGTTTCCAGATGACGATAGCGACAATATTTTACCCTAA
- a CDS encoding Piwi domain-containing protein has protein sequence MKFENQDFGTTVFRKEAEAGVFKDGFSYYDFEVDGRNVKYEISDKALVGYSSFTLPSYLNVGLVSKKLYEKIIDASNHVNGRFILHPEKEYNRRIHFEIEPHPKGRKCVWVEPYFLKSKQVWGLLIGFQFIVSQNVLSGGYKVDRDIQIASGSLNARGLSNLDFYLFKYNHITTFIKNILPDINLNLNNAINSSLFSVESYLLDAKQYIFNDNRIDNSSYFGLSKYAPLQTVSKETKFYFIYRKSDRSIAVNLLKGLRGESHPNTFSGIQKFFKIPFTNDHIKGFALDDYDEPNISKIVEDIKAEINNVLPVIITNSKKEDSDDKLYFSIKHRFTNEGIPCQVVTKDLIINDNALKFSLGNIALQMFAKAGGIPWKMKPATTEYLIIGIGQSYNIETTEDGNKVEKNITYSVLTDSSGIFKDLQVLSEGVTTDDSYYTQLVNNIAGIINNGKYKKIAVHTPFRLSKDKVLDKVVKLIDHNIELSVLVINDKTDFFGFDASNNGLVPFESTFIKLSGQEYLVWFEGIQPSNPKITKRFGNPLSIKFWYTNNPQSFQDIDYKESLLQDCINLSGANWRGFKAKQLPVSVFYCQRISEFISKFRQYELSHIDINNLKPWFL, from the coding sequence TTGAAATTCGAAAATCAGGATTTCGGCACCACTGTGTTTAGAAAAGAGGCAGAAGCTGGAGTTTTTAAGGACGGATTTAGTTATTATGATTTCGAGGTTGACGGAAGAAATGTTAAATATGAAATTTCTGATAAAGCACTCGTAGGTTATAGTTCTTTTACGCTACCGTCATATCTGAACGTTGGATTGGTCTCTAAAAAACTCTACGAAAAAATTATAGATGCCTCGAATCACGTTAACGGTAGGTTCATATTACATCCAGAAAAAGAATATAATCGCCGCATCCATTTTGAAATTGAGCCACACCCAAAAGGTCGAAAGTGCGTTTGGGTGGAGCCTTATTTTCTAAAGAGCAAGCAGGTATGGGGCCTATTAATTGGATTCCAATTTATTGTAAGCCAAAATGTATTAAGTGGCGGATATAAAGTCGATAGAGATATTCAAATTGCAAGCGGTTCATTAAATGCTCGTGGATTAAGCAATCTGGACTTTTATCTCTTCAAGTATAATCATATAACGACTTTCATAAAAAACATCTTACCAGACATAAATTTAAATTTGAATAATGCGATCAACAGTTCCCTATTTTCAGTTGAATCATACTTGTTAGACGCTAAACAGTACATATTTAATGACAACAGGATTGATAATAGTTCATATTTTGGCTTATCTAAATACGCACCTTTACAAACCGTATCAAAAGAAACCAAATTTTATTTTATATACCGAAAATCAGATCGTAGCATAGCTGTGAATTTACTAAAGGGCCTAAGAGGTGAATCACATCCTAATACTTTTAGCGGAATTCAAAAATTCTTCAAAATACCTTTTACCAATGATCATATAAAAGGGTTTGCTTTAGACGATTATGACGAGCCTAATATTTCAAAAATAGTTGAGGATATAAAAGCTGAAATAAATAACGTTTTACCTGTAATTATAACAAATTCTAAAAAAGAAGATAGTGATGATAAATTATATTTTTCTATAAAACATCGTTTCACAAATGAGGGCATACCTTGTCAGGTTGTAACCAAGGATTTGATTATCAATGATAATGCGCTAAAGTTTTCATTGGGAAATATTGCATTGCAGATGTTTGCTAAAGCCGGCGGAATTCCCTGGAAAATGAAACCAGCTACTACTGAATATCTTATTATAGGAATTGGTCAATCATATAATATAGAGACTACAGAGGATGGAAATAAGGTTGAGAAAAACATTACTTATTCGGTGCTAACTGATTCTAGTGGGATATTTAAAGATCTACAGGTTCTGAGTGAAGGGGTAACTACCGATGATTCTTATTACACGCAACTTGTAAACAACATTGCTGGTATTATAAATAATGGGAAGTATAAAAAGATAGCAGTTCATACGCCTTTCAGATTGAGTAAAGATAAGGTATTAGATAAAGTTGTTAAACTGATCGATCACAATATAGAGTTATCAGTTTTGGTTATTAACGATAAAACAGATTTTTTTGGATTTGATGCATCAAACAATGGATTAGTGCCTTTTGAGAGCACTTTTATTAAGTTGTCTGGTCAAGAATATCTAGTGTGGTTTGAGGGCATTCAGCCGTCCAATCCTAAAATCACCAAGAGATTCGGCAATCCTCTTTCAATAAAATTTTGGTACACAAATAACCCCCAATCCTTTCAAGATATTGATTATAAAGAGTCCTTGCTTCAAGATTGTATCAATTTATCCGGTGCGAATTGGCGTGGATTTAAGGCAAAACAGTTGCCTGTATCTGTCTTTTATTGCCAACGAATTTCTGAATTTATCAGCAAGTTCAGACAATATGAATTAAGCCACATCGATATAAACAATTTAAAACCTTGGTTCTTGTAA